In one Nicotiana sylvestris chromosome 8, ASM39365v2, whole genome shotgun sequence genomic region, the following are encoded:
- the LOC104214510 gene encoding purple acid phosphatase 18-like, with amino-acid sequence MKILVVLLCLMATLFIDGTVIAAGEYVRPPPRKTFHLPWNSRPSSQPQQVHISLAGDKHIRVTWVTTDASCPSIVEYGTSPGKYSATAKGESTKYSYLLYSSGKIHHTVIGPLQENTTYFYRCGGEGPEFQLKTPPSKFPVTFAVAGDLGQTGWTKSTLDHIDQCKYDVHLLPGDLSYADYLQYRWDTFGQLVQPLASARPWMVTEGNHEKESIIFLEDGFVSYNSRWKMPFAESGSTSNLYYSFDVAGVHIIMLGSYTAYDEYSDQYSWLKVDLLKVNRKRTPWLVVLFHVPWYNSNKAHQCEGDDMMAAMEPLLYAAGADIVITGHVHAYERTKRVYNGKPDPCGAVHITIGDGGNREGLARKYKQPPPEWSVFREASFGHGELKMVNSTHAFWSWHRNDDDEPVRSDQVWITSLISSGCNTGDSHELRKILMAS; translated from the exons ATGAAAATATTAGTAGTATTACTCTGTTTGATGGCTACTTTGTTCATCGATGGAACAGTAATTGCAGCAGGTGAATATGTTCGTCCTCCGCCTCGTAAAACCTTTCATCTGCCATGGAATTCTAGGCCTTCCTCACAACCTCAGCAG GTTCACATCTCCTTAGCTGGGGACAAACACATTCGGGTCACATGGGTCACCACTGATGCATCTTGTCCTTCTATTGTTGAATATGGAACATCGCCTGGAAAATACAGTGCTACAGCTAAAGGAGAAAGTACCAAGTATAGTTATCTATTATATAGTTCGGGGAAGATACATCACACTGTCATTGGACCATTGCAAGAAAATACCACGTACTTCTATAGATGTGGAGGAGAAGGTCCTGAGTTCCAGCTGAAAACTCCACCCTCTAAATTTCCAGTTACTTTTGCTGTGGCCGGTGATTTAGGCCAAACTGGATGGACTAAGTCAACTTTGGACCACATTGACCAATGCAAATATGATGTTCATTTGCTCCCTGGTGATCTTTCTTATGCTGATTATTTACAATATAGGTGGGACACATTTGGTCAACTCGTTCAGCCGCTCGCTAGTGCTAGGCCATGGATGGTGACAGAAGGGAATCACGAAAAAGAAAGCATAATATTTCTAGAAGATGGGTTTGTCTCGTATAACTCAAGGTGGAAGATGCCATTTGCGGAAAGTGGATCCACTTCAAATCTCTACTATTCGTTTGATGTTGCTGGGGTTCATATCATTATGCTCGGTTCATATACTGCTTATGATGAATACTCTGATCAGTATAGCTGGCTGAAG GTTGATCTTCTAAAGGTGAATCGTAAAAGAACACCGTGGTTAGTTGTGTTATTCCATGTGCCATGGTATAATAGTAATAAAGCCCATCAATGTGAAGGTGATGACATGATGGCAGCTATGGAGCCTTTGCTGTATGCTGCTGGCGCAGATATAGTAATCACTGGGCATGTTCATGCTTATGAGCGCACG AAACGAGTTTACAATGGTAAACCTGATCCGTGTGGCGCTGTCCACATAACAATTGGCGATGGAGGAAACAGAGAAGGTTTAGCACGCAA GTACAAACAACCCCCGCCAGAATGGTCAGTCTTCCGAGAAGCGAGCTTTGGTCATGGTGAACTTAAGATGGTTAATTCAACTCATGCGTTTTGGAGTTGGCATAGGAACGACGATGATGAACCAGTGAGGTCTGATCAGGTTTGGATAACCTCATTGATCAGTTCAGGGTGCAATACTGGAGATAGCCATGAACTGAGAAAGATTCTTATGGCCTCTTAG